From the genome of Hydrogenophilus thermoluteolus, one region includes:
- the rimM gene encoding ribosome maturation factor RimM (Essential for efficient processing of 16S rRNA) has protein sequence MSEVIVLGRLTSPFAIKGWFKLHPFGDDPESWQAMPQWWVSPESGAPLDAWQQLTLEALTPHGKGWIVKFQEISDRTAAEAYRGWYVGAPRSALPEPEADEFYWGDLVGCRVETPKGQVLGVVIELISAGAHDVLVVRNDKKTHLIPFVRAYVPTVDLNERRIVADWSPEW, from the coding sequence ATGAGCGAGGTCATCGTACTCGGACGACTTACCTCGCCCTTTGCGATCAAAGGCTGGTTCAAACTCCACCCTTTCGGCGACGACCCCGAATCGTGGCAGGCAATGCCACAGTGGTGGGTGTCGCCGGAGAGCGGCGCGCCACTCGATGCGTGGCAGCAACTGACCTTAGAAGCGCTAACCCCACATGGAAAAGGGTGGATCGTCAAATTTCAGGAAATCTCCGACCGCACTGCTGCGGAAGCGTACCGTGGCTGGTACGTCGGGGCGCCGCGTTCCGCACTGCCCGAACCCGAAGCCGACGAATTTTACTGGGGCGATCTCGTCGGCTGTAGGGTCGAAACTCCAAAGGGCCAGGTGTTGGGCGTGGTGATAGAGCTCATTTCGGCCGGTGCGCACGATGTCTTGGTCGTGCGCAATGACAAGAAAACGCACCTCATCCCGTTCGTCCGCGCCTATGTCCCCACGGTGGATCTCAACGAGCGGCGAATCGTAGCCGATTGGTCCCCCGAATGGTGA
- the trmD gene encoding tRNA (guanosine(37)-N1)-methyltransferase TrmD, producing the protein MRCDIVTLFPEMFAALTEYGVTGRAAKRGRYTLVFHNPRDHTPLPHRQVDDRPYGGGPGMVMRPEPLTAAIRAAKTAQHTELGFTGPVIYLSPQGKRFTQADAHRLAQYPAFTLLCGRYEGIDQRVIDLEVDEELSLGDFVLSGGELAAMVVLDATIRLLPGVLGDAESARRDSFQAGLLDHPHYTRPETFEGLRVPSVLLSGNHTAIQKWRQAQAMERTARCRPDLLDDRKDAFNP; encoded by the coding sequence GTGCGTTGCGACATCGTCACCCTTTTCCCCGAAATGTTTGCCGCGCTCACCGAGTACGGTGTGACGGGACGCGCCGCGAAAAGGGGGCGTTATACGCTCGTCTTCCACAATCCTCGCGACCACACCCCGCTCCCCCATCGTCAGGTGGACGATCGCCCCTACGGCGGGGGACCCGGCATGGTCATGCGGCCCGAACCCCTCACCGCGGCGATCCGCGCAGCGAAAACCGCCCAACATACTGAGCTGGGTTTCACCGGCCCGGTGATCTATCTTTCACCCCAAGGCAAACGCTTCACCCAAGCCGATGCCCACCGGCTTGCGCAGTACCCGGCGTTCACGCTGTTGTGTGGACGTTACGAAGGGATCGATCAGCGCGTGATCGACCTCGAGGTCGACGAAGAGCTGTCGCTGGGTGATTTCGTCTTGAGCGGTGGCGAACTCGCAGCGATGGTGGTACTCGACGCCACGATTCGGTTGCTTCCCGGTGTTTTGGGTGATGCCGAATCGGCCCGTCGCGACTCGTTCCAGGCGGGCTTACTCGACCATCCCCACTATACGCGCCCGGAAACCTTCGAAGGGTTACGTGTGCCCTCGGTACTGCTTTCAGGCAATCACACTGCGATACAAAAATGGCGGCAGGCGCAAGCGATGGAACGCACTGCGCGCTGCCGCCCCGATCTTTTGGACGATCGCAAAGACGCATTCAACCCTTGA
- the rpsP gene encoding 30S ribosomal protein S16 produces MVVIRLARGGAKKRPFYSVVVTDSRNRRDGRFIERVGFYNPVASGNEKPLSLNLERVDYWVSKGAQLSDAVARLVKQVRRAG; encoded by the coding sequence ATGGTGGTGATTCGTCTTGCCCGTGGCGGCGCGAAAAAGCGCCCGTTCTATAGCGTCGTCGTTACCGACTCGCGCAATCGGCGTGACGGTCGTTTCATCGAGCGTGTCGGCTTCTACAACCCCGTGGCCTCTGGCAACGAAAAGCCGCTGTCGCTCAATCTGGAACGCGTCGATTATTGGGTAAGCAAAGGGGCGCAGCTTTCTGACGCCGTTGCGCGCTTGGTGAAGCAAGTCCGCCGCGCTGGCTAA